A stretch of Nonomuraea africana DNA encodes these proteins:
- the lgt gene encoding prolipoprotein diacylglyceryl transferase: MPLASIPSPSQGVWYLGPIPLRAYALCIVLGVIVAVWLSERRWRARGGAPGTMVDIAVPAVIFGLIGGRLYHVITDWQLYFGPDAPNKPYEALFIWNGGLGIWGAVALGGVGVWLSCRKRGLSLSAVADTVAPGIAFAQAIGRWGNYFNQELFGGPTTLPWGLEIEPGRAGTIEGYTGLYHPTFLYESLWNVALGFALIWAGRRFTLRHGRLFALYVAGYTVGRFWIEGLRVDPVGGVDHAVHFLGLRINQWTAIVLFVGALVYLWVTRNKDAEEIVVPPSAEPASGSPSGTPADGDEPAGDARTSDDGARSSDDDPASGETEPADGVASSDGVESAERAESSDTAEPPAAVDAAHRAESADDAEAADGAEASDGAEDERARAVPEEKKS, translated from the coding sequence ATGCCCCTTGCCTCGATTCCCAGCCCCTCCCAGGGGGTCTGGTACCTCGGCCCGATCCCCCTGCGGGCCTACGCGCTGTGCATCGTCCTGGGCGTCATCGTCGCCGTCTGGCTGAGCGAGCGCCGCTGGCGGGCTCGCGGTGGCGCGCCAGGCACCATGGTCGACATCGCCGTTCCCGCGGTGATCTTCGGCCTCATCGGTGGTCGCCTCTACCACGTCATCACCGACTGGCAGCTCTACTTCGGGCCCGACGCGCCCAACAAGCCGTACGAGGCGCTGTTCATCTGGAACGGCGGGCTGGGCATCTGGGGCGCGGTCGCGCTCGGCGGCGTCGGCGTGTGGCTGTCGTGCCGCAAGAGAGGGCTGTCGCTGAGCGCGGTGGCCGACACCGTCGCGCCCGGCATCGCCTTCGCGCAGGCCATCGGCCGATGGGGCAACTACTTCAACCAGGAGCTGTTCGGCGGGCCCACGACGCTGCCGTGGGGGCTGGAGATCGAGCCGGGCAGGGCGGGCACGATCGAGGGCTACACCGGGCTCTACCACCCGACGTTCCTGTACGAGTCGCTGTGGAACGTCGCGCTCGGCTTCGCGCTGATCTGGGCGGGCCGGCGGTTCACCCTGCGCCACGGCCGGCTGTTCGCGCTCTACGTGGCCGGCTACACCGTGGGCAGGTTCTGGATCGAGGGGCTGAGGGTCGACCCCGTCGGCGGCGTGGACCACGCGGTCCACTTCCTGGGGCTGCGCATCAACCAGTGGACCGCGATCGTGCTGTTCGTCGGGGCGCTGGTCTATCTCTGGGTGACCAGGAACAAGGACGCCGAGGAGATCGTCGTCCCGCCCTCGGCGGAGCCCGCCTCCGGCTCCCCATCCGGCACGCCCGCCGACGGGGACGAGCCCGCCGGTGACGCCCGCACCTCTGACGACGGCGCCCGCTCCTCGGACGACGACCCCGCCTCCGGCGAGACGGAGCCCGCTGACGGGGTAGCGAGCTCTGACGGGGTAGAGAGCGCTGAAAGGGCCGAGTCCTCTGACACGGCCGAGCCTCCCGCCGCGGTGGACGCCGCTCACCGGGCCGAGTCCGCCGACGACGCCGAGGCTGCTGACGGGGCGGAGGCTTCTGACGGGGCGGAGGACGAGCGGGCCAGGGCCGTACCGGAGGAAAAGAAGTCCTGA
- a CDS encoding DsbA family protein translates to MSKAQREQSARDRIRSQREAEKKQEQRKRVATYVTVGVVALAAIGAGWLFAANQSKPEETGQALAPVTIQGDGSVAMGNAGVTAPVIDIYEDFQCPACKQLEETSGATFKNLAAEGKAKVVYHPLTIFPQQMNKGITRANSARAGAAARCVTDGKQWMAFHDKLFEKQPEEHVEGFTTDQLVALGQEAGVTAPDFATCVTSQKFAQAHAAYSEKTMTAINLTGTPTVKLNGKDMDQNVVFTPSELRKTVLDAAK, encoded by the coding sequence ATGAGTAAGGCCCAGCGGGAGCAGTCCGCGCGCGACAGGATCAGGTCGCAGCGCGAGGCGGAGAAGAAGCAGGAACAGCGCAAGCGGGTGGCCACCTACGTCACGGTGGGCGTCGTCGCCCTCGCCGCGATCGGCGCGGGCTGGTTGTTCGCCGCCAACCAGAGCAAGCCCGAGGAGACGGGGCAGGCGCTGGCACCCGTCACCATCCAGGGCGACGGCTCGGTCGCGATGGGCAACGCGGGGGTCACCGCGCCCGTCATCGACATCTACGAGGACTTCCAGTGCCCGGCCTGCAAGCAGCTCGAGGAGACGAGCGGCGCGACGTTCAAGAACCTCGCGGCCGAGGGCAAGGCCAAGGTCGTCTACCACCCGCTCACGATCTTCCCGCAGCAGATGAACAAGGGCATCACCCGCGCCAACTCCGCCCGGGCCGGCGCCGCCGCGCGCTGCGTCACCGACGGCAAGCAGTGGATGGCCTTCCACGACAAGCTCTTCGAGAAGCAGCCGGAGGAGCACGTCGAGGGCTTCACCACCGACCAGCTGGTCGCGCTGGGCCAGGAGGCGGGCGTCACCGCCCCCGACTTCGCCACCTGCGTCACCTCGCAGAAGTTCGCCCAGGCCCACGCCGCCTACAGTGAGAAGACCATGACGGCCATCAATCTGACGGGCACCCCGACGGTCAAGCTCAACGGCAAGGACATGGACCAGAACGTGGTCTTCACGCCGTCGGAGCTGCGCAAGACCGTTCTCGATGCCGCCAAGTAG
- a CDS encoding MauE/DoxX family redox-associated membrane protein — MAIPWVTTVARLILGAVLIVAGGLKIGGIQQSVMAVRAYRLLPDPLATTVGYGLPIVEIVIGVLLVVGLLTRVAAVVGGLLMLAFVFGIGWAWARGLRIDCGCFGGGGQLESWEEPSYLLDIVRDFGLVLLAAWTVRFPPGRFALDAALGLAGGSRDREIEGDEDE, encoded by the coding sequence GTGGCGATACCCTGGGTGACGACCGTCGCCCGGCTGATCCTGGGCGCAGTGCTGATCGTGGCCGGTGGGCTCAAGATCGGCGGCATCCAGCAGTCGGTCATGGCGGTCAGGGCGTACCGGTTGCTGCCCGACCCGCTGGCCACGACAGTCGGCTACGGCCTGCCCATCGTGGAGATCGTCATCGGCGTCCTGCTGGTGGTCGGGCTGCTCACCAGGGTGGCCGCGGTGGTGGGCGGGCTGCTCATGCTGGCCTTCGTCTTCGGCATCGGCTGGGCGTGGGCACGCGGGCTGCGCATCGACTGCGGTTGCTTCGGCGGTGGCGGGCAGCTGGAGTCGTGGGAGGAGCCGAGCTACCTGCTCGACATCGTCCGAGACTTCGGCCTGGTGCTGCTGGCAGCCTGGACCGTCCGCTTCCCGCCGGGGCGCTTCGCTCTCGACGCCGCCCTCGGGCTGGCCGGCGGGAGCAGGGACAGAGAGATCGAAGGGGACGAAGATGAGTAA
- a CDS encoding helix-turn-helix transcriptional regulator translates to MAEDYRRWMHYLTPGPAHRRLGLVCLGVGHLEGRLPTVGPRALDHHVAVVVTQGRGWFSQGGEPPVEVVAPSVLWLLPGVRHHYAPHHDTGWTEWFVDFTGPAAAAYQDLGFVDAATPVTPLTTAEPAAHGIGRIAQAIRRGSPYLEVETSALVHEVLVALRHARVDEDAAGDPVLSGLARDACLPISVAEHARRLGMTVSDLRVVVRRLAGCSPKDYLLSIRLTRAKDLLAGSELSIASIARRVGYDDPAYFTRIFTRRAGLPPSEFRAQQHGGLAASDLS, encoded by the coding sequence ATGGCCGAGGACTACCGGCGCTGGATGCACTATCTGACTCCGGGTCCCGCGCACCGCCGCCTCGGTCTCGTCTGCCTCGGCGTCGGCCACCTCGAGGGCAGGTTGCCCACCGTCGGCCCCCGTGCCCTCGACCACCACGTCGCGGTCGTGGTCACCCAGGGCAGGGGCTGGTTCTCCCAGGGCGGCGAACCGCCCGTCGAGGTCGTGGCCCCCTCCGTGCTCTGGCTGCTGCCCGGGGTCAGGCACCACTACGCCCCGCACCACGACACGGGCTGGACCGAGTGGTTCGTCGACTTCACCGGCCCGGCCGCCGCGGCCTACCAGGACCTCGGCTTCGTCGACGCCGCGACGCCCGTCACCCCGCTCACCACCGCCGAGCCCGCCGCCCACGGCATCGGCCGTATCGCCCAGGCCATCCGCAGGGGCAGCCCGTACCTGGAGGTCGAGACCTCGGCCCTGGTGCACGAGGTGCTGGTGGCGCTGCGCCACGCGCGGGTGGACGAGGACGCCGCGGGCGACCCCGTGCTGTCGGGCCTGGCGAGGGACGCCTGCCTGCCGATCTCGGTGGCCGAACACGCGAGGCGGCTCGGCATGACCGTCTCCGACCTGCGGGTGGTCGTGCGGCGCCTGGCCGGCTGCAGCCCCAAGGACTACCTGCTGTCGATCAGGCTGACCAGAGCGAAGGACCTGCTGGCCGGCTCCGAGCTCTCGATCGCCTCGATCGCCAGGCGGGTCGGCTATGACGATCCCGCCTACTTCACCAGAATCTTCACCCGCAGGGCAGGCCTGCCCCCGAGTGAGTTCCGCGCCCAGCAACACGGCGGCCTGGCCGCCTCCGACCTTAGTTGA
- a CDS encoding glycoside hydrolase family 35 protein, protein MRNFTIDGDAFRLDGEEFRVLSGALHYFRVLPEQWGHRLGMLRAMGLNTVETYVPWDLHEPRKGEFHRLEELTGFLDAAAAEGLLAIVRPGPYICAEWDNGGLPAWLTAELGPRVRTRDAEYLSHVERFFDEVVPLIAERQVTRGGNVIMVQVENEYGSYGSDALYLRHLTDDLIAHGIEVPLVTSDGADDFFLTGGTIPGVLATVNFGSEPEAAFAKLREHRPTGPLMCMEFWCGWFDHWGHGHVTRDAADAADTLERILAAGASVNLYMAHGGTNFGTTSGANRVGELADGEYRATVTSYDYDAPIDERGAPTEKFWRFREVLSRYNPDPPDVPELPAPLPPARVPLTGSVRLRDALDELAGPSVTAALPPTFEDLGLTHGLVLYQVEVPGPRRPYRLRVGGVHDRAHLYVDGELAAVLERGGEEPVLEVAGPAHLELLVESMGRTNYGPALGERKGLMAPVMHDRQYLHGVTARPIPLEDLPALPYEAVLPAVVPAFFRGELEVAAPADGFLALPGWGKGYVWVNGFLLGRYWDRGPQRTLYVPWPLLRTGANEIVILELDRAGEPALEIGPAAELG, encoded by the coding sequence ATGCGAAATTTCACGATTGATGGGGACGCCTTCCGGCTGGACGGCGAGGAGTTCAGGGTGCTGTCCGGGGCCCTGCACTACTTCCGCGTGCTCCCCGAGCAGTGGGGCCACCGGCTCGGAATGCTCAGGGCGATGGGGCTCAACACGGTGGAGACCTACGTGCCCTGGGATCTCCACGAGCCCCGCAAGGGCGAGTTCCACCGGCTGGAGGAGCTGACCGGCTTCCTCGACGCGGCCGCGGCCGAAGGGCTGCTGGCCATCGTCAGGCCGGGGCCCTACATCTGCGCGGAGTGGGACAACGGAGGGCTGCCCGCCTGGCTCACGGCCGAGCTGGGGCCCAGGGTCCGAACCCGTGACGCCGAGTACCTCTCCCACGTCGAGCGCTTCTTCGACGAGGTCGTCCCGCTGATCGCCGAGCGGCAGGTCACCAGGGGCGGCAATGTCATCATGGTGCAGGTCGAGAACGAGTACGGCTCCTACGGCAGCGACGCCCTCTACCTGCGCCACCTGACCGACGACCTCATCGCGCACGGCATCGAGGTGCCGCTGGTCACCTCGGACGGCGCCGACGACTTCTTCCTCACCGGCGGCACCATCCCCGGCGTCCTCGCCACCGTGAACTTCGGCTCCGAGCCGGAGGCGGCCTTCGCCAAGCTGCGCGAGCACCGCCCCACCGGTCCGCTGATGTGCATGGAGTTCTGGTGCGGCTGGTTCGACCACTGGGGCCACGGCCACGTCACCCGCGACGCCGCCGACGCCGCGGACACGCTGGAGCGGATCCTGGCCGCGGGCGCGTCGGTCAACCTGTACATGGCCCACGGCGGCACGAACTTCGGCACCACCTCGGGCGCCAACAGGGTGGGCGAGCTGGCCGACGGCGAGTACCGCGCCACGGTCACCTCCTACGACTACGACGCGCCCATCGACGAGCGGGGCGCGCCGACCGAGAAGTTCTGGCGCTTCCGCGAGGTCCTGTCCCGCTACAACCCCGATCCGCCCGATGTTCCCGAGTTGCCGGCGCCGCTGCCTCCCGCGCGGGTGCCGCTGACCGGGTCCGTACGGCTGCGCGACGCGCTCGACGAGTTGGCGGGCCCCTCGGTGACCGCCGCCCTGCCGCCCACGTTCGAGGATCTCGGGCTGACCCACGGGCTGGTGCTGTACCAGGTGGAGGTACCGGGGCCGCGCCGGCCGTACCGGCTGCGGGTGGGCGGCGTGCACGACCGCGCCCACCTGTACGTCGACGGCGAACTGGCGGCGGTGCTCGAACGCGGGGGCGAGGAGCCCGTGCTGGAGGTGGCCGGGCCCGCCCACCTGGAGCTGCTGGTGGAGTCGATGGGCAGGACCAACTACGGGCCCGCGCTCGGCGAGCGGAAGGGCCTGATGGCCCCGGTCATGCACGACCGCCAGTACCTGCACGGCGTGACGGCCAGGCCGATCCCGCTGGAGGACCTGCCCGCGCTGCCGTACGAGGCGGTCCTGCCGGCGGTCGTGCCCGCGTTCTTCCGCGGCGAGCTCGAGGTGGCGGCGCCCGCCGACGGCTTCCTCGCGCTGCCCGGCTGGGGCAAGGGCTACGTGTGGGTGAACGGCTTCCTGTTGGGCCGCTACTGGGACAGAGGCCCGCAGCGCACGCTGTACGTGCCGTGGCCGCTGCTGCGGACCGGCGCGAACGAGATCGTGATCCTGGAGCTGGACCGGGCGGGCGAGCCCGCGCTGGAGATCGGGCCGGCCGCCGAGCTCGGTTAG
- a CDS encoding endo-alpha-N-acetylgalactosaminidase family protein, which translates to MLKRSLALSGFLALAALVAANPALADPPVPPAATGAPSAAAGAITISSAALTVELDPAFPRVLRYVAGGAVMGGSVAPVTQVSLNGRPYAVTGTPAGADGRTARYKLTFADLPGVEMDASIGVENLVTTFRIDAIRDTDAFRVATIDIPGHDLVSVGSDQQGAATAFTKLDSNRTRTADRFAQVTAATPADPAPVGATYAIVNTAGLAASIESNSTYDKPSGQSGVDGARFWRQARKLPDGTTRVGVWSGQWTYRGEGAPFTSELPWAKVVITPDANGDAVVDWQDGAIAFREIGVKALGADLTKDRVVTHIPFNFASQATHPFLRTLDDVKRISLATDGLGQLALLKGYQSEGHDSAHPDYGGNYNTRAGGLKDLNRLLRAGKDWGATFGVHVNATEAYGEARAFDEKLADKNARGWDWLNQSYYINQRYDLTSGNLAKRFGQLREETDPNLAMLYLDVYYTHGWIADQTLAELREQGWQVSSEWSYKLERSSLWSHWATDESYGGVTDKGLNSQIIRFIRNQEKDVWNPDPILGNARIEEFEGWTGENDWHRFYRNIWENNLPAKFMQQQPIMKWAPGEIRLAGGVRGTTTGGRRELFVGERKVLDGATYLLPWQGKYYHYNPAGGTTTWDVPEAGLRVYKLTDQGRVEAGEVTAVDGKVTLNAEAGVPYVLFPGEPAKQDRPQWGEGSGIVDPGFNADDLRKWETTGQVSIDRSATGQRVALLATGSPASIEQNLKELVPGRSYTASAWIEVEPGKARRTVLEIDGPKGLREQVAFERSTARNHVAADEKHGTSFQRVKIPFTATKDHATIRLRAGEGDGAVRVDDFRLVAIEPTGPVEGFERVDQGWGPFVKGDAGGSTDPRTHLIRKNAPYTQKGWNGKAVDDVLDGEWSLKAHEERRGLVYRTAPFTTRFEPGHAYEVSFDYQAALPGTYAWVTGYDKNGQSVEIRQRPIEQRTTTTRFTERLVAGCGDVWVGLRSLQAERDGADLILDNFTVKDLGVSDEQLACASLSVQPAAEVFEPGIANDLTTTFTNLEDMAATDVRVAVTVPQGWTLAGESASPSVAPGQRLATIWKVTPPIDAAYQSYPITAKLTYTVGGVTKTLDGSASVRTMPPPPATDVHVSDIDWISAANGWGPVERDQSNGEQGQGDGRPITIGGRSFAKGLGTHAPATVRYFLGGRCTGLSAWVGVDDAQATRGSVQFTIKADGRTVAQSPVLRAADAAHELKADLTGARYVELVVGDGGDGNGNDHADWGDARLSCR; encoded by the coding sequence GTGCTCAAACGTTCGCTGGCTCTGTCCGGTTTCCTGGCATTAGCTGCGCTGGTGGCGGCTAATCCGGCACTGGCCGACCCCCCTGTCCCCCCTGCCGCGACCGGCGCGCCCTCCGCGGCCGCCGGGGCGATCACCATCTCGTCCGCCGCCCTCACCGTGGAGCTCGACCCCGCCTTCCCCAGGGTGCTGCGCTACGTCGCGGGCGGGGCGGTCATGGGCGGCAGCGTGGCCCCGGTCACCCAGGTGTCGCTGAACGGCAGGCCGTACGCCGTCACGGGCACGCCGGCCGGCGCCGACGGCCGCACGGCCCGCTACAAGCTGACGTTCGCCGACCTGCCGGGCGTGGAGATGGACGCCTCGATCGGCGTCGAGAACCTCGTGACCACGTTCAGGATCGACGCCATCCGCGACACCGACGCCTTCAGGGTCGCGACCATCGACATCCCCGGGCACGACCTGGTCTCGGTGGGCAGCGACCAGCAGGGCGCCGCGACGGCCTTCACCAAGCTCGACAGCAACCGCACCAGGACGGCCGACAGGTTCGCGCAGGTGACCGCGGCCACCCCGGCGGACCCCGCGCCGGTGGGCGCCACCTACGCGATCGTCAACACCGCGGGCCTGGCCGCGTCGATCGAGTCGAACTCGACCTACGACAAGCCCTCGGGCCAGAGCGGCGTCGACGGCGCCCGCTTCTGGCGCCAGGCACGCAAGCTGCCCGACGGCACCACCAGGGTCGGCGTGTGGAGCGGCCAGTGGACCTACCGGGGCGAGGGCGCGCCGTTCACCAGCGAGCTGCCGTGGGCCAAGGTCGTCATCACCCCCGACGCCAACGGCGACGCCGTCGTGGACTGGCAGGACGGCGCCATCGCCTTCCGCGAGATCGGGGTCAAGGCCCTCGGCGCCGACCTGACCAAGGACCGCGTCGTCACGCACATCCCCTTCAACTTCGCCAGCCAGGCCACGCACCCGTTCCTGCGCACGCTCGACGACGTCAAGCGCATCTCGCTGGCCACCGACGGGCTCGGCCAGCTCGCGCTGCTCAAGGGCTACCAGTCCGAGGGGCACGACTCGGCCCACCCCGACTACGGCGGCAACTACAACACCCGCGCGGGCGGGCTGAAGGACCTGAACAGGCTCCTGCGCGCGGGCAAGGACTGGGGCGCCACCTTCGGTGTCCACGTCAACGCCACCGAGGCGTACGGCGAGGCCAGGGCCTTCGACGAGAAGCTGGCCGACAAGAACGCGCGCGGCTGGGACTGGCTCAACCAGTCGTACTACATCAACCAGCGCTACGACCTCACCAGCGGGAACCTGGCCAAGAGGTTCGGGCAGCTGCGCGAGGAGACCGACCCCAACCTCGCCATGCTCTACCTCGACGTCTACTACACCCACGGCTGGATCGCCGACCAGACCCTGGCCGAGCTGCGCGAGCAGGGCTGGCAGGTGAGCAGCGAGTGGTCCTACAAGCTGGAGCGCTCGTCCCTGTGGTCGCACTGGGCGACCGACGAGAGCTACGGCGGCGTCACCGACAAGGGGCTCAACTCCCAGATCATCCGCTTCATCCGCAACCAGGAGAAGGACGTCTGGAACCCCGACCCGATCCTCGGCAACGCCCGCATCGAGGAGTTCGAGGGCTGGACGGGGGAGAACGACTGGCACCGCTTCTACCGCAACATCTGGGAGAACAACCTCCCCGCCAAGTTCATGCAGCAGCAGCCCATCATGAAGTGGGCGCCCGGCGAGATCCGGCTGGCGGGCGGCGTGCGCGGCACGACCACCGGCGGCAGGCGCGAGCTGTTCGTGGGCGAGCGCAAGGTCCTGGACGGCGCCACCTACCTGCTGCCGTGGCAGGGCAAGTACTACCACTACAACCCCGCGGGCGGCACCACCACCTGGGACGTGCCCGAGGCGGGGCTGCGCGTCTACAAGCTGACCGACCAGGGCCGCGTCGAGGCCGGCGAGGTCACGGCCGTGGACGGCAAGGTCACGCTGAACGCCGAGGCCGGCGTGCCGTACGTGCTCTTCCCGGGTGAGCCGGCCAAACAGGACCGGCCGCAGTGGGGTGAGGGCTCCGGCATCGTCGATCCCGGCTTCAACGCCGACGACCTGCGCAAGTGGGAGACCACCGGCCAGGTCTCGATCGACAGGAGCGCCACGGGCCAGCGGGTCGCGCTGCTGGCGACGGGCAGCCCCGCCTCGATCGAGCAGAACCTCAAGGAGCTCGTGCCCGGCAGGTCCTACACCGCCTCGGCCTGGATCGAGGTCGAGCCGGGCAAGGCGCGCCGGACGGTCCTGGAGATCGACGGGCCGAAGGGGCTGCGCGAGCAGGTCGCCTTCGAGCGCTCGACGGCCAGGAACCACGTCGCCGCCGACGAGAAGCACGGCACCTCCTTCCAGCGGGTGAAGATCCCCTTCACCGCGACCAAGGACCACGCCACGATCCGCCTGCGCGCGGGAGAGGGCGACGGCGCGGTGCGGGTGGACGACTTCAGGCTGGTCGCGATCGAGCCCACCGGTCCCGTGGAGGGCTTCGAGCGCGTCGACCAGGGCTGGGGACCGTTCGTCAAGGGCGACGCGGGCGGCAGCACCGACCCGCGCACGCACCTGATCCGCAAGAACGCGCCCTACACGCAGAAGGGCTGGAACGGCAAGGCCGTCGACGACGTCCTCGACGGCGAGTGGTCGCTCAAGGCGCACGAGGAGCGCAGGGGCCTGGTCTACCGGACCGCGCCGTTCACCACGCGCTTCGAGCCGGGCCACGCCTACGAGGTCTCCTTCGACTACCAGGCCGCGCTCCCCGGCACCTACGCCTGGGTGACCGGCTACGACAAGAACGGCCAGTCGGTCGAGATCAGGCAGCGCCCGATCGAGCAGCGGACCACCACCACCCGCTTCACCGAGCGGCTGGTGGCGGGCTGCGGCGACGTGTGGGTCGGGCTGCGCTCGCTGCAGGCCGAGCGCGACGGCGCCGACCTCATCCTCGACAACTTCACGGTCAAGGACCTGGGCGTCTCCGACGAGCAGCTGGCCTGCGCGTCGCTCTCGGTCCAGCCGGCCGCCGAGGTGTTCGAGCCGGGCATCGCCAACGACCTGACCACGACCTTCACCAATCTGGAGGACATGGCGGCCACGGATGTCAGGGTCGCGGTGACCGTCCCGCAGGGCTGGACGCTGGCGGGCGAGAGCGCCTCGCCGTCGGTCGCGCCCGGCCAGCGGCTGGCCACGATCTGGAAGGTGACGCCCCCGATCGACGCGGCCTACCAGTCGTACCCGATCACGGCGAAGCTGACCTACACCGTCGGCGGGGTCACCAAGACCCTGGACGGCAGCGCGTCGGTGCGCACCATGCCGCCGCCGCCCGCCACCGACGTCCACGTCAGCGACATCGACTGGATCTCGGCGGCCAACGGCTGGGGACCGGTCGAGCGCGACCAGTCCAACGGAGAGCAGGGCCAGGGCGACGGCAGGCCGATCACCATCGGCGGCAGGTCCTTCGCCAAGGGCCTCGGCACGCACGCTCCGGCCACCGTCCGCTACTTCCTCGGCGGCAGGTGCACCGGGCTGTCGGCCTGGGTCGGCGTGGACGACGCGCAGGCCACCCGCGGCTCGGTGCAGTTCACGATCAAGGCCGACGGCAGGACCGTCGCGCAGAGCCCGGTGCTCAGGGCCGCCGACGCCGCCCACGAGCTGAAGGCCGACCTGACCGGCGCCCGCTACGTCGAGCTCGTGGTCGGCGACGGCGGCGACGGCAACGGCAACGACCATGCGGACTGGGGTGACGCGCGCCTGAGCTGCCGCTGA
- a CDS encoding carbohydrate ABC transporter permease, with amino-acid sequence MKPTMRSRTITTAFMFVVAVYILLPVWWLLVSATKAGGDLFDTPALWFGELNLGTNIGRLMEQDGGVYPRWLLNTVIYSVGGAAGATVVSAMAGYALSTYPFRGRGAVFAIIMFAVLIPVPLLGLPLYLLLTQLGLLNSMWAVLLPSMVSPFGVYLARVYADAAVPGELIEAGRLDGAGELRIFFTVAIRLMAPALVTLFLFQFVAIWNNFFLPWVVLNDEALWPITLGLIKWNSLRTGFYRDMVITGAFVSVIPVILAFVSLQRFWKADLAAGGVKL; translated from the coding sequence ATGAAGCCCACCATGCGCTCCCGCACGATCACCACCGCGTTCATGTTCGTGGTGGCGGTCTACATCCTGCTGCCGGTCTGGTGGCTGCTGGTCTCGGCCACCAAGGCGGGCGGGGACCTGTTCGACACGCCCGCCCTGTGGTTCGGCGAGCTCAACCTCGGCACCAACATCGGCCGCCTGATGGAGCAGGACGGCGGCGTCTACCCGCGCTGGCTGCTCAACACGGTGATCTACTCCGTCGGCGGCGCGGCCGGCGCGACCGTGGTCTCGGCGATGGCGGGCTACGCGCTGTCGACGTACCCCTTCAGGGGACGCGGCGCGGTGTTCGCGATCATCATGTTCGCGGTGCTCATCCCGGTGCCGCTGCTCGGCCTGCCGCTCTACCTGCTGCTCACCCAGCTCGGCCTGCTCAACAGCATGTGGGCGGTGCTGCTGCCGAGCATGGTCAGCCCGTTCGGCGTCTACCTGGCCAGGGTGTACGCCGACGCGGCCGTGCCGGGCGAGCTGATCGAGGCCGGACGGCTCGACGGCGCGGGCGAGCTGCGCATCTTCTTCACCGTGGCGATCCGGCTGATGGCGCCCGCCCTCGTCACGCTCTTCCTGTTCCAGTTCGTGGCCATCTGGAATAACTTCTTCCTGCCCTGGGTCGTGCTGAACGACGAGGCGTTGTGGCCGATCACGCTCGGCCTGATCAAGTGGAACAGCCTGCGCACCGGTTTCTACCGCGACATGGTCATCACCGGCGCGTTCGTCTCCGTCATCCCGGTCATCCTGGCCTTCGTCAGCCTGCAGCGCTTCTGGAAGGCGGACCTCGCGGCGGGCGGCGTCAAGCTCTGA
- a CDS encoding carbohydrate ABC transporter permease — protein MVTIQLEAEETRAAPPRKRGRPTSNRAALIFLLPFSVLFVVFFLVPIGYAVNESFYTEKRSGLGFGTPERVFAGLDNFAKVFADGGFAEGVGRLLLFGVVQVPVMLGLALVLALLLDSASARFKSFFRLTYFLPYAVPGVIAAIVWSFLYTPEISPLTDVLPFDPLGDGAVMWSMANIVTWTWVGFNMLVIYAALQSIPSSLYEAAELDGAGGWKTAWYVKVPLVRPSLVLTGVFSIIGTLQLFNEPMVLSRITSSVGKDYTPLMRALQVALDSNDRGQGTAIALTLAVLAAGLSYFFIRLSAWLTTRGVNR, from the coding sequence ATGGTAACGATCCAGCTCGAAGCCGAAGAGACCAGGGCGGCCCCGCCCAGGAAGCGGGGCAGGCCCACGAGCAACCGGGCGGCGCTGATCTTCCTGCTGCCGTTCTCCGTGCTGTTCGTCGTCTTCTTCCTGGTCCCGATCGGGTACGCGGTCAACGAGAGCTTCTACACGGAGAAGCGTTCGGGCCTCGGGTTCGGCACGCCCGAACGGGTCTTCGCGGGGCTGGACAACTTCGCCAAGGTCTTCGCCGACGGCGGCTTCGCCGAGGGCGTCGGCAGGCTGCTGCTGTTCGGCGTCGTACAGGTGCCGGTGATGCTCGGCCTGGCGCTGGTGCTCGCGCTCCTGCTCGACAGCGCCAGTGCCAGGTTCAAGAGCTTCTTCCGCCTGACCTACTTCCTGCCGTACGCGGTGCCGGGCGTGATCGCGGCGATCGTCTGGTCGTTCCTGTACACCCCGGAGATCTCGCCGCTGACCGATGTGCTGCCCTTCGACCCGCTGGGCGACGGAGCGGTGATGTGGTCGATGGCCAACATCGTCACCTGGACCTGGGTCGGCTTCAACATGCTGGTCATCTACGCGGCCCTGCAGTCGATCCCGAGCTCGCTGTACGAGGCGGCCGAGCTCGACGGCGCGGGCGGCTGGAAGACCGCCTGGTACGTAAAGGTGCCGCTGGTGCGGCCGTCGCTGGTGCTGACCGGCGTCTTCTCCATCATCGGCACCCTCCAGCTGTTCAACGAGCCGATGGTGCTCAGCAGGATCACCTCCTCCGTCGGCAAGGACTACACGCCGCTGATGCGGGCGCTGCAGGTGGCGCTGGACAGCAACGACCGCGGGCAGGGCACTGCGATCGCGCTCACGCTCGCGGTGCTCGCCGCGGGCCTGTCGTACTTCTTCATCCGCCTGTCGGCATGGCTGACCACCCGGGGAGTGAACCGATGA